Proteins encoded together in one Bactrocera neohumeralis isolate Rockhampton chromosome 4, APGP_CSIRO_Bneo_wtdbg2-racon-allhic-juicebox.fasta_v2, whole genome shotgun sequence window:
- the LOC126756449 gene encoding histidine-rich glycoprotein-like, with the protein MRTFGVCLVLVLFVAMLVGTSGIPVGDNAVLTLETTDQPLTLSDVNAKQGHENEGDRLARDYGHHDGHHEKHHDGHHEKHHEKHQEKHHEKHHEGHYDWQHGGHHG; encoded by the coding sequence ATGCGTACGTTCGGCGTTTGCTTAGTACTGGTGTTGTTCGTGGCGATGCTGGTCGGCACCAGCGGTATTCCCGTCGGCGATAATGCTGTGCTCACTTTAGAGACAACGGATCAACCGTTAACCTTGTCCGATGTCAACGCCAAGCAAGGACATGAGAATGAAGGCGATCGCTTGGCACGGGACTACGGCCACCATGATGGGCATCATGAAAAGCATCATGATGGGCATCATGAAAAGCATCATGAAAAGCATCAAGAAAAGCATCATGAAAAGCATCATGAAGGGCATTATGATTGGCAACATGGTGGGCATCATGGTTAA
- the LOC126756456 gene encoding uncharacterized protein LOC126756456, with product MLVGTTGNPVGNAVLNFEIANQPLTLFDVDAQQGHENEGDRLARGYGGYRGGYSDYRGGYGGYRGGYGGYRDGHGGYGGRHSVHYG from the coding sequence ATGCTGGTCGGCACCACCGGTAATCCCGTCGGCAATGCTGTGCTTAATTTTGAGATAGCCAATCAACCGTTAACTTTGTTTGATGTCGACGCGCAGCAAGGACATGAGAACGAAGGCGATCGCTTGGCGCGGGGCTACGGCGGATACCGTGGTGGTTATAGTGACTATCGTGGCGGTTATGGTGGATATCGTGGTGGATATGGTGGTTACCGCGATGGACATGGTGGATATGGCGGTCGTCATAGTGTTCATTATGGTTAA
- the LOC126756453 gene encoding neuropeptide-like protein 31 produces the protein MRAFVVCLVLVLLVAMLVGTSGNPVGDNTVLTLETAEQPLTLFDADAQQGHENESDRLARGYGGYRGGYGGYRGGYGGYRGGYGGYRGGYGGYGGRRGGYYG, from the coding sequence ATGCGTGCTTTCGTCGTTTGCTTAGTGCTGGTTCTGTTAGTGGCGATGCTGGTCGGCACCAGCGGTAATCCCGTCGGCGATAATACTGTGCTCACTTTAGAGACAGCCGAACAACCGTTAACTTTGTTTGATGCCGATGCGCAGCAAGGACATGAGAACGAAAGCGATCGCTTGGCACGGGGCTACGGTGGCTACCGTGGTGGTTATGGTGGTTATCGTGGCGGATATGGTGGTTATCGTGGCGGATATGGTGGATACCGCGGTGGATATGGTGGATATGGCGGTCGTCGTGGTGGTTATTATGGTTAA
- the LOC126756451 gene encoding TATA-binding protein-associated factor 2N-like, with protein MRAFSVCLVLVLFVAMLVGTSGNPVGDNAVLTLETAEQPLTLFDVDAQQGHENEGDRLARGYGGYRGGYGGYRGGFGGYRGGYGGYRGGFGGYGGRRGGYYG; from the coding sequence ATGCGCGCCTTCAGTGTTTGCTTAGTGCTGGTTCTGTTCGTGGCGATGCTGGTCGGCACCAGCGGTAATCCCGTCGGCGATAATGCTGTGCTCACTTTAGAGACAGCCGAACAACCGTTAACTTTGTTTGATGTCGACGCGCAGCAAGGACATGAGAACGAAGGCGATCGCTTGGCGCGGGGCTACGGTGGCTACCGTGGTGGTTATGGTGGATACCGTGGCGGTTTTGGTGGATATCGTGGCGGTTATGGTGGATACCGCGGTGGATTTGGTGGATATGGCGGTCGTCGTGGTGGTTATTATGGTTAA
- the LOC126756446 gene encoding TATA-binding protein-associated factor 2N-like: MRAFVVCLVLVLLVAMLVGTSGNPIGDNTVLTLETAEQPLTLFDVDAQQRHENEGDRLARAYGGYGGYRGGYGGYRGGYGGYRGGYGGYRGGYGGYRGGYGGRRGGYYG; the protein is encoded by the coding sequence atgCGTGCTTTCGTCGTTTGCTTAGTGCTGGTTCTCTTAGTGGCGATGCTGGTCGGCACCAGCGGTAATCCCATCGGCGATAATACTGTGCTCACTTTAGAGACAGCCGAACAACCGTTAACTTTGTTCGATGTCGACGCGCAGCAAAGACATGAGAACGAAGGCGATCGTTTGGCGCGGGCCTACGGTGGCTACGGTGGCTACCGTGGTGGTTATGGTGGTTATCGTGGCGGTTATGGTGGATATCGTGGCGGATATGGTGGATATCGTGGCGGATATGGTGGATATCGTGGCGGATATGGCGGTCGTCGTGGTGGTTATTATGGTTAA